The following are encoded in a window of Plasmodium vivax chromosome 10, whole genome shotgun sequence genomic DNA:
- a CDS encoding tubulin tyrosine ligase-like protein 1, putative (encoded by transcript PVX_080540A) has translation MCWSEKDWINEVYDSLSLRNNQYVNHFRNYYELTRKDLLAKNMKRLKKQQEKMKNEEELKLLDITPVTFVLPLEYKLFLEEYKRRGNRVWIMKPIGKSQGKGIFLFSKISQIKSWSVGRPAERSRAGAAAAAAEVAERNRAAELAERNNAVAAAELEKPPEGDPSAERPEQYIVQEYIPNPLLIGGKKFDIRLYVLIVCYSPLTIYLYRSGFARFAHTYFKNEKNHMTDVTMHLTNVSIQKNAEGYDDNVGGKWFVRELFLYMSSRYGYDRVMQLIGDIENCIIQSFLAVHKIIINDRHCFELYGFDILIDSNLKPWLIEVNSSPSLSANTQEDYTLKFNMLDELMCLINLEQYPLPETDRVGDFDCIYRAGRRVLSPRPHNFFSRLGAQLSGTEHLKQMAKDIKRGMGTAGGPEKGGAP, from the exons ATGTGCTGGTCCGAGAAGGACTGGATAAACGAGGTGTATGACAGTCTGTCCCTGAGGAACAACCAGTACGTCAACCACTTCAGGAACTACTACGAG CTGACGCGGAAGGACCTCCTAGCCAAGAACATGAAGAGGCTGAAGAAGCAACAAGAGAAGatgaaaaatgaggaggagctgAAGCTGCTGGACATCACCCCCGTGACGTTCGTCCTGCCCCTCGAGTACAAGCTATTCCTGGAGGAGTACAAGCGAAGGGGCAACCGCGTGTGGATTATGAAGCCGATCGGCAAGTCGCAGGGGAAGGGgatcttcctcttcagcaAAATATCGCAGATAAAGAGTTGGAGCGTCGGCCGCCCGGCGGAGCGCAGCAGAGCGGGGGCAGCGGCGGCAGCGGCGGAAGTGGCAGAGCGGAACAGAGCCGCCGAACTGGCGGAGCGGAACAACGCCGTGGCAGCCGCCGAACTGGAAAAACCACCGGAGGGAGACCCCTCAGCGGAGAGGCCGGAGCAGTACATCGTGCAGGAGTACATCCCCAACCCCCTGCTGATCGGCGGGAAGAAATTTGACATCCGCCTGTACGTCCTCATCGTGTGCTACTCCCCCCTGACGATCTACCTCTACAGGAGTGGCTTCGCCAGGTTTGCCCACacgtattttaaaaatgaaaaaaaccaCATGACAGATGTAACCATGCATCTGACGAACGTATCTATACAGAAGAACGCGGAGGGATATGATGATAACGTAGGGGGCAAATGGTTTGTACGAGAGTTGTTCCTCTACATGAGCAGTCGCTATGGGTACGATCGAGTCATGCAGCTAATTGGAGACATAGAAAATTGCATCATTCAGTCGTTCCTAGCAGTTCATAAAATCATAATAAATGATAGGCACTGCTTTGAACTGTATGGGTTTGATATCCTAATCGATAGCAATTTGAAGCCGTGGCTCATCGAGGTGAATTCGTCTCCTTCTCTCTCGGCCAACACCCAGGAGGACTACACACTTAAATTTAACATGCTGGATGAGCTCATGTGTTTGATTAATTTGGAGCAGTACCCCCTGCCGGAGACGGACCGCGTTGGGGACTTCGACTGCATCTACCGCGCGGGCAGGCGGGTCCTCTCCCCCCGGCCCCACAACTTCTTCTCCCGCCTGG GCGCGCAGCTCTCCGGGACGGAGCACCTGAAGCAAATGGCGAAGGATATCAAACGGGGCATGGGCACCGCGGGCGGGCCCGAAAAAGGAGGCGCACCATGA
- a CDS encoding small GTPase Rab1, putative (encoded by transcript PVX_080550A) has translation MNEQRSRDYDYLYKIILIGDSGVGKSCILLRFSDDHFTESYITTIGVDFRFRRIKVGDKMVKLQIWDTAGQERFRTITSAYYRGADGIIIIYDTTDRSSFLHIKEWLNEIEKYTSEETCKLLVGNKSDCKDEMEVSTTEGENKAKELNIAFIETSAKDATNVELAFTMITEELIKKKKKKSVSSLGASQSKVKLAAEDHGPGALCSC, from the coding sequence ATGAACGAGCAGCGGTCGAGGGACTACGACTACCTGTACAAAATAATCCTCATCGGGGACAGCGGCGTGGGGAAGTCGTGCATCCTGCTGCGTTTTTCAGATGACCACTTCACGGAGAGCTACATCACCACCATAGGGGTGGACTTCCGCTTCAGAAGAATCAAAGTGGGggacaaaatggtgaagctgCAGATCTGGGACACTGCCGGGCAGGAGAGGTTCAGAACCATCACCTCCGCCTACTACAGAGGAGCAGATGGCATTATAATCATTTACGATACAACGGACAGGAGCTCCTTCCTCCACATAAAGGAGTGGCTGAATGAGATTGAAAAATACACAAGTGAGGAGACGTGTAAGTTGCTGGTTGGGAACAAATCGGACTGCAAAGACGAAATGGAGGTCTCCACCACCGAGGGGGAGAACAAAGCAAAGGAGCTAAACATCGCTTTCATTGAAACCTCTGCTAAGGACGCTACCAACGTAGAACTTGCCTTCACAATGATAACCGAGGAGCTcattaagaagaagaaaaagaagagcgtCTCCTCGCTGGGCGCTTCGCAGTCCAAGGTGAAGTTGGCTGCGGAGGACCACGGCCCCGGCGCGCTCTGCTCCTGctga
- a CDS encoding UvrD/REP helicase, putative (encoded by transcript PVX_080535A), protein MMKDKSWSSESMFNSILFSNLSKEQIKIVQVPLNRNVCIIACPGSGKTSTLTARIIRSIIEKKKSVVCITFTNYAANDLKEKITKKVNCLIDLYLDTDVRCKLFAGKTSSRKFDTSSKLHSKSKLKVLHTVMFIGTIHSFCRYLLFKYKGPFKILSDFICSNVIKLAFNNFYASFLKGKSAQGVAREAAGREAAGREAAGREAAGRDAAGRDASGDPKGPFNLADFFSTLRRSFSKRDAQEIEDEAEGQDDGEDDEEEDGEGDDGDDHFYDYLYHVKPANERKDHFEHAGIPSILKKKHILFLKKKIKLLKYVELYQMKIEVNPIEAKFYAEYKRILQTAKHVYYDFDDLLIETYRLMKEDLRARDKILGEWHYVFCDEFQDINTTQFNILQFFANGGGGGREEASPHSVNRSKGAAPPHSVNRSKGVAPPHSVNRSKGAAPPHSVNRSKGVAPQRGTQLTDRSLTVIGDDDQSIYSFRGAHINVFDKILKEHNCLLFKLGTNFRSTKEIVRVSCNLILHNANCRIAKELRTNNVQGEKVNFHAFKTNKDQVSFILCQIIFLKKKYSYKFGDFVILSRTNRTLRETLKCMHSVEVRRRAAKFFREREASAAGVSAAAGGVNAAVGVDAAGVSAETFKIPIKELNKKKSFFGSREIVELITVLRFLLNVHDDIILKKAFKIVKNDRAVRAILEKLQGGHFGGDLEGEAGDEEAGGEGEAGGEGEAGGEGEAGDACSPAAGGSGPSLFNRIERITHWYILRKRNQLKGGEARHLDAFTEAEIKKILDFFFCVNYFLKFASQPNSVYSLVMDMLSKTSFVQRTLKRVRRRREGEKRAQPDGEQEQQEGESEQPDGEREQPDGEREQPDGEREQPDGEREQRDGEQRREKRPRDETHPDLVNELKIKRDLQRQFGLSEEDLAENEMQNIFVLLEMTMEYQPNQINQNCSDCLISFLNDFKNDIHDRMLVEKVTLTTIHKSKGLEWKVVFIVNAIEGEIPQTAENNRDVIEERKIFYVGITRAKFFLYLLCFLQNSHTAEKNTVSRFVSQMAI, encoded by the coding sequence ATGATGAAGGACAAGTCATGGAGCAGCGAAAGCATGTTTAATAGCATCCTGTTCAGCAACCTATCGAAggagcaaataaaaatagtgcAGGTGCCCCTGAACAGAAATGTATGCATTATTGCCTGCCCAGGGTCAGGTAAAACATCCACGCTGACGGCACGCATCATCAGGAGCAtcatcgaaaaaaaaaagtccgtCGTTTGTATAACCTTCACGAATTATGCAGCCAACGacttgaaggaaaaaattacaaaaaaggtCAACTGTTTGATAGACCTGTATTTAGACACTGACGTGAGGTGCAAACTTTTTGCGGGCAAAACATCCAGCAGGAAATTTGATACTAGTAGCAAGCTCCACAGTAAGAGCAAGCTGAAGGTGCTCCACACGGTGATGTTCATAGGCACCATACACTCCTTCTGTAGGTACCTCCTCTTCAAATACAAAGGACCGTTCAAAATACTGTCCGACTTTATCTGCTCAAATGTGATCAAGTTGgcttttaataatttttatgcctcctttttgaagGGGAAGTCTGCCCAGGGGGTGGCCAGAGAGGCGGCTGGGAGAGAGGCGGCTGGGAGAGAGGCGGCTGGGAGAGAGGCGGCTGGCAGAGACGCGGCGGGAAGAGACGCATCGGGAGACCCCAAGGGGCCCTTCAATTTGGCCGACTTTTTTAGCACCCTGAGGAGAAGCTTCAGCAAGAGGGACGCGCAGGAGATAGAGGACGAGGCGGAGGGGCAGGACGACGGGGAAGacgacgaagaagaagacggtGAGGGGGACGATGGGGACGACCACTTCTACGACTACCTCTACCACGTGAAGCCTGCGAACGAGCGGAAGGACCACTTCGAACACGCGGGCATCCCCAGcatcctcaaaaaaaaacacattttatttttaaagaaaaaaataaaactgctCAAATATGTAGAGCTGTACCAGATGAAGATCGAAGTTAACCCCATCGAGGCGAAGTTTTACGCGGAGTACAAGCGTATTTTGCAAACGGCCAAGCATGTCTACTACGACTTTGACGATTTGCTCATCGAGACCTACAGACTGATGAAGGAGGACCTGCGTGCCCGGGACAAAATCCTGGGCGAGTGGCACTACGTCTTTTGCGACGAGTTCCAGGACATCAACACTACGCAGTTTAACATTCTGCAGTTTTTCGCCAAtggggggggtggcggcaGGGAGGAAGCGTCACCACACAGTGTAAATCGCTCTAAGGGGGCAGCCCCACCACACAGTGTAAATCGCTCTAAGGGGGTAGCCCCACCACACAGTGTAAATCGCTCTAAGGGGGCAGCCCCACCACACAGTGTAAATCGCTCTAAGGGGGTAGCCCCGCAGAGGGGAACCCAGCTGACGGACAGGAGCCTCACCGTCATCGGGGACGACGACCAGTCCATCTACTCCTTCAGGGGAGCCCACATCAATGTGTTTGATAAGATCCTGAAGGAGCACAACTGCCTGCTGTTCAAGCTGGGCACGAATTTCAGAAGCACGAAGGAAATAGTCCGCGTTTCCTGCAACCTGATCCTGCACAATGCGAATTGCAGAATAGCAAAGGAGCTGCGCACGAACAACGTGCAGGGGGAGAAGGTTAACTTCCATGCGTTCAAAACGAACAAGGACCAGGTGTCCTTCATCCTGTgccaaataatttttctgaaaaagaaatacagcTACAAGTTCGGCGACTTTGTCATCCTGTCGAGGACGAACCGGACGCTCAGGGAGACCCTCAAGTGCATGCACAGCGTGGAGGTCCGGAGGAGGGCCGCCAAGTTCTTCCGCGAGAGGGAGGCGTCAGCAGCAGGTGTATCGGCAGCGGCAGGGGGAGTGAACGCGGCAGTGGGAGTGGACGCGGCAGGTGTATCGGCAGAGACGTTCAAAATCCCCATCAAGGAGCTGAACAAAAAGAAGTCCTTTTTCGGGTCCAGAGAAATCGTCGAATTGATAACCGTCTTGAGGTTCCTCCTGAACGTGCACGACGatatcattttgaagaaggccTTTAagattgtaaaaaatgataggGCGGTGAGGGCCATACTGGAAAAGCTGCAAGGCGGCCACTTTGGCGGTGATttggagggagaagcaggagacgaagaagcaggaggagaaggagaagcaggaggagaaggagaagcaggaggagaaggagaagcaggagaTGCCTGTTCAcccgctgcgggggggagcggccccTCCCTCTTCAACCGCATCGAGAGGATCACCCACTGGTACATCCTCCGGAAGAGGAACCAACTGAAGGGAGGGGAGGCCCGCCACTTGGACGCATTCACCGAAGcggagataaaaaaaattttggacttttttttttgcgtaaattACTTTCTGAAGTTCGCCTCGCAGCCCAACTCTGTGTACAGCCTGGTGATGGACATGCTCAGCAAGACGAGCTTCGTGCAGAGGACGCTCAAGAGGGTGCGCCGCAGgagagagggggagaagcgagcGCAGCCGGATGGGGAGCAAgagcagcaggagggggaaagcgAGCAGCCTGATGGGGAGAGAGAGCAGCCTGATGGGGAGAGAGAGCAGCCTGATGGGGAGAGAGAGCAGCCTGATGGGGAGAGAGAGCAGCGGGATGGGGAGCAGCGGCGGGAGAAGCGCCCCCGCGATGAGACGCACCCCGACCTCGTGAACGAACTGAAAATCAAGCGGGACCTCCAAAGGCAGTTCGGACTGAGCGAGGAAGACCTGGCGGAAAACGAAatgcaaaacatttttgttctcctcgAAATGACCATGGAGTACCAGCCCAACCAAATAAATCAAAACTGCTCGGACTGTCTAATTTCCTTTCTaaacgattttaaaaatgatatacaTGACAGAATGCTGGTGGAGAAGGTGACGCTGACGACGATCCACAAGTCCAAGGGGCTGGAGTGGAAGGTGGTCTTCATCGTAAATGCCATTGAGGGGGAGATTCCTCAGACGGCCGAAAACAACCGAGACGTAATTGAGGAGAGGAAGATCTTCTACGTGGGCATTACGAGGGCCAAGTTCTTCCTCTACCTGCTGTGCTTCTTGCAGAACAGCCACACGGCGGAGAAGAACACCGTGTCGCGCTTCGTCAGCCAGATGGCCATTTGA
- a CDS encoding hypothetical protein, conserved (encoded by transcript PVX_080555A) — MAALGPLLGLLLWVCTAWRGARGFYFNVENELISKDTNMKRCFLEHFVNFKGEVVQVCLDQIPSRVVNQYNILISSYGEDKQWRMQSKVLSGHTTKLLRYFYSFTNGQQLVVVFCFNKNLSKPPYECFRSITDDLKTLKTEKIQIDLRMFEPSSFSDYALSSFDLFGVGNLLICGVNNKRNAKPNVGLLVICHASADGGLTWGKRLHFYHPNMDKHTTYESLVPKISGNEIGFQYLASKVSLTKYFKCAYKKDHDFECQDVNLVREQSYIWDIAKVRGYYVAPLSDGKVPPCTIYYMYNNTYLMPLEVPKSVGAEYHRGNLFPLDNKRLVYNYVNEKETYTYVLSHTGTVKYCTLMYIKRDYMNAGFVKRGNKYYCDVNYDDLTVEGEDRFFTVSIYNGVRQDIRKCFYLRYDSSLEPVNIVHRIENVYEYSNFKLYTLYIKKDVEAYFLKDMTLDCYLGEDFYLSLHINFKNNFILDNTDVNQSVVNLFPKNIIYLKLPDARSQNLLSKVSFPPNTRYIKVDDYYYIFKLPSFVASQSTTQMLFLSNNGSQKTQNKNVTFHAGGVKEPILGVDFSRTSKICAYAGDESNCDRVKVRGNKVSVTVNMGVAADPAADPVTKPPSEPPTKITLGIICPVNKKNKNTCFNEIYDKKKKIFIRDHLKDSQGYLTIYPKTYVHTSSPGAEMFEESLLVLTPQFIERYNANRAKYNGTFHCKCYANGRAYEVAFSFA, encoded by the exons ATGGCCGCGCTGGGTCCACTGCTCGGCCTCCTGCTGTGGGTGTGCACTGCATGGCGCGGCGCGCGGGGGTTCTACTTCAACGTGGAAAATGAGCTGATCTCGAAGGACACCAACATGAAGAGGTGCTTCCTCGAGCACTTCGTGAATTTCAAAGGAGAAGTGGTGCAGGTCTGTCTGGACCAGATCCCCTCCAGAGTGGTAAACCAATACAACATCTTGATCAGCTCCTATGGGGAAGACAAGCAGTGGAGAATGCAAAGCAAAGTGCTGAGTGGCCACACGACGAAGCTGCTCAGGTATTTCTACAGCTTCACAAATGGACAGCAGCTAGTGGTGGTCTTCTGCTTTAACAAGAATCTTTCGAAACCACCGTACGAGTGCTTCAGGAGCATCACAGACGATTTGAAGACGTTGAAGACGGAGAAGATACAAATAGACTTGCGGATGTTCGAGCCGTCCTCCTTCAGTGACTACGCGCTGAGCTCCTTCGACCTCTTCGGCGTGGGGAACTTGCTCATTTGCGGCGTGAACAACAAGCGAAATGCAAAGCCTAATGTGGGGCTGCTCGTCATCTGCCACGCCAGCGCGGACGGGGGGCTCACCTGGGG GAAGAGGCTCCACTTCTACCACCCCAACATGGACAAACACACGACGTACGAGAGCCTGGTGCCGAAGATCAGCGGAAACGAAATCGGCTTCCAGTACCTGGCCTCCAAGGTGTCCCTGACGAAGTACTTCAAATGTGCCTACAAGAAGGACCACGACTTTGAATGCCAAGACGTTAACCTGGTGAGAGAGCAGAGCTACATTTGGGACATTGCCAAGGTGCGGGGGTACTACGTGGCTCCTCTGTCTGACGGGAAGGTCCCCCCGTGTACCATAtactatatgtataataacaCCTATTTGATGCCGCTAGAAGTTCCGAAGAGCGTTGGGGCAGAGTACCACCGAGGGAACCTCTTCCCATTGGATAATAAGCGGTTGGTCTATAACTACGTGAATGAGAAGGAGACCTACACATATGTGCTGTCCCACACAGGAACGGTTAAGTACTGCACGCTGATGTACATAAAGAGGGACTACATGAATGCGGGGTTTGTAAAGCGAGGCAATAAATACTACTGCGATGTGAATTACGACGATTTAACAGTCGAAGGGGAGGATAGGTTCTTCACAGTCAGCATATATAATGGGGTAAGACAAGACATAAGGAAGTGCTTCTACTTGAGATATGACAGCTCATTAGAACCCGTCAACATTGTGCATAGGATCGAAAATGTCTACGAGTATAGCAATTTTAAGCTCTACactttatatattaagaaaGATGTGGAGGCGTATTTCCTAAAAGATATGACTCTGGACTGCTACCTCGGGGAAGACTTCTACCTCTCTCTCCACATcaactttaaaaataattttattttagatAACACGGATGTGAATCAATCTGTTGTGAACCTCTTCCCAAAGAATATCATTTACTTGAAACTGCCAGATGCACGCTCGCAAAATTTGCTAAGCAAGGTGTCCTTCCCTCCGAACACCAGGTACATTAAGGTGGATGACTAttactacatttttaaacTCCCCTCCTTTGTTGCCTCGCAGTCCACTACGCAGATGCTCTTCCTCAGCAACAACGGGTCGCAGAAaacgcaaaataaaaatgtcacTTTCCATGCCGGGGGAGTTAAGGAACCCATTTTGGGGGTCGACTTCTCTCGAACGAGTAAAATATGTGCCTATGCGGGGGATGAAAGCAACTGCGATAGGGTGAAGGTGCGGGGGAACAAGGTTAGCGTCACTGTTAACATGGGGGTTGCCGCTGATCCGGCCGCTGATCCGGTCACTAAGCCGCCTAGTGAGCCGCCCACGAAAATCACCCTGGGGATCATCTGCCCCGTTaacaagaagaacaaaaacacCTGCTTCAACGAAATTTAcgacaagaagaaaaagattttCATTCGGGATCACCTCAAGGACAGCCAGGGCTACCTCACCATCTACCCCAAGACCTACGTGCACACTTCCTCCCCGGGGGCGGAGATGTTCGAGGAGTCCCTCCTCGTCTTGACGCCCCAGTTCATCGAGCGCTACAACGCCAACCGGGCCAAGTACAACGGCACCTTCCACTGCAAGTGTTACGCGAACGGCCGCGCCTACGAGGTCGCCTTCAGCTTCGCCTAG
- a CDS encoding hypothetical protein, conserved (encoded by transcript PVX_080545A) produces the protein MERRHFYLEEQLQNDQFNRRVQDEYRQRFGVAPPKGQQMEELSVDASLDASVESPPRRGTLTEERKKRDPPLKKYIAPFIDLGKRFYSSVTLLYEPKLTHLSILLTTLWAFKNVKSINQLLIHKYADVHYQITRPDSLRSRCRAFKVLALGGSVLPGGVIGFALYDFYWGRTNAALVANNGGASPARSASPLIPYSLRRDLSRKMRLLKEKTLFFAKDLAGNNNFKRLSREYHRGLDRRLQGLGAKRGPPE, from the exons ATGGAGAGGCGGCATTTTTACCTAGAGGAACAACTACAGAACGACCAGTTCAACAGGAGAGTGCAAGATGAGTACAGGCAAAGGTTTGGAGTGGCTCCTCCGAAGGGTCAGCAGATGGAGGAGCTCTCCGTGGATGCCTCGCTGGATGCCTCGGTGGAGTCTCCTCCCAGAAGAGGCACCCTAACCgaagagaggaagaagagggaccCCCCCCTGAAAAAGTACATTGCCCCTTTTATAGATTTAGGCAAAAGATTTTATTCTTCAGTAACCCTACTGTACGAACCCAAGTTAACCCATCTGTCCATTCTGCTGACGACCCTGTGGGCTTTTAAAAACGTCAAGAGCATTAACCAGCTGCTCATTCATAAGTACGCAGATGTCCATTACCAAATTACTCGCCCAGATTCACTGAGGAGTAGATGTAGAGCATTCAAAGTGTTGGCCCTTGGGGGGTCCgtcctccccgggggggttATTGGTTTTGCTCTATACGACTTTTACTGGGGAAGGACCAACGCGGCGCTCGTTGCGAACAAtgggggggcctcccccgCGAGGAGCGCCTCTCCCCTCATCCCCTACAGTCTGCGGAGGGACTTATCGAGGAAG ATGCGcctgctgaaggagaagaccCTCTTCTTCGCGAAGGACCTGGCCGGGAACAACAACTTCAAGAGGCTGTCGAGGGAGTACCACCGGGGCCTCGACCGGCGGCTGCAGGGCCTCGGCGCGAAGAGGGGCCCGCCGGAGTAG